The Huiozyma naganishii CBS 8797 chromosome 6, complete genome genome includes a window with the following:
- the DUO1 gene encoding Duo1p (similar to Saccharomyces cerevisiae DUO1 (YGL061C); ancestral locus Anc_6.114) — MTNKRFDEKTLNEIIPHIFEQRRSVLDTETITSKLQQSRTQISSLALQSLMEESTALDKITETIKQLNDVVQNSSKGNLSKLQEVCKSTNFILDTWIDIQSEAGYLQKLMNDPQYILYLQGKDAGKDLLEEERREVSQLKQKLESEKQTRILHRDMKGPSTKPVANSRTRAVRGRTGLPKVAQRGATGIPKIGSKVGKQPHNTQSRQPVRK, encoded by the coding sequence ATGACTAACAAAAGGTTTGACGAGAAGACACTCAATGAGATTATACCGCATATCTTTGAGCAGAGGCGGTCAGTGCTGGACACGGAGACAATAACATCGAAGCTGCAACAGTCGCGAACGCAGATTTCGTCGCTAGCCCTGCAGTCCCTCATGGAGGAGTCCACTGCGCTTGATAAGATTACAGAGACTATTAAACAGCTGAACGACGTGGTGCAGAACTCATCCAAGGGCAATTTGTCCAAGCTGCAGGAAGTCTGCAAATCGACCAATTTCATACTGGATACGTGGATCGACATTCAATCCGAGGCTGGTTACCTTCAGAAGCTAATGAATGATCCACAGTACATACTATACTTACAGGGGAAGGATGCTGGGAAGGACCTGttggaggaagaaagaaggGAAGTATCCCAATTGAAACAGAAGTTGGAAAGTGAGAAGCAGACGAGGATCCTACATAGAGACATGAAGGGTCCCAGTACTAAACCTGTTGCCAATTCGAGGACACGGGCAGTTCGCGGGAGAACGGGGCTACCGAAAGTGGCACAGAGGGGGGCGACGGGGATTCCCAAGATTGGCTCTAAAGTGGGCAAGCAACCGCACAATACCCAGAGTAGGCAGCCTGTTAGAAAGTAG
- the YBP2 gene encoding Ybp2p (similar to Saccharomyces cerevisiae YBP1 (YBR216C) and YBP2 (YGL060W); ancestral locus Anc_6.112), whose protein sequence is MADVDFETVLANLKRAFDEHSTDPVSLVTVIDLYADQINDTGTPEEIGRFLLTLYQLLQDNEAVLKEIAWDLPKTLLSFFNARNIDLHQKLTESLIIASVMKCFTEIALKGNPKECLLAGCELLTDLKFVTDMDDASATEESEGIDDDATDTESQDTGSDYTASGSEDQEDPQITASPADTYEAKNDSEFIPDIKVHLLFQLITTSLNRVESLYPSKFLSMAIASILRFLKGNIDLMENTAFVLRRINELVSSYHPTLTPYSNLLDVTKEVYDNLIEEEEQLREKLMGVLTTISVSLCFKVKDMAFDLAYYCTLADTTLDVELFDEEFKKLCCQCTKMVKTIPVQLEQEFSKLLQESKEIYNPVLELSEKPESEVTQMIYQLSYTFAMNKTLKETDMVVDPYGIIILSGMFYVEYNTHLVPKIAVGDAIYLFLRCATASLFSDVFNNKTVESTCKYWIWVSLVNNSIPNIKGQLTDISPIIIRTFLQILLVKNCAEKNEHVRTATFVLLTRILCILPEEMSYGFIFDTLLTCPYVHAKIIMIKVFKDLTQRNSNDITGHITRTSESANSVTNNISKLKISEDGKPARPALPPRPYIAITDDRMASIHSLAMVAVQNVQNDLETKQMSAIPLLLAYMNLFVGIRDKWNKDLLFAMQKSIDDKFKTHKWSSDGHPVPQLDFIKIANDTLKQYLNV, encoded by the coding sequence ATGGCAGACGTTGATTTTGAAACCGTGTTGGCTAATTTGAAGAGGGCGTTCGACGAACACTCAACAGACCCGGTTTCGCTTGTCACCGTGATCGACCTGTACGCCGATCAAATAAATGATACTGGAACCCCAGAGGAAATAGGTAGGTTTCTGCTGACTTTATACCAGCTGCTCCAAGACAATGAAgctgttttgaaggagattGCTTGGGACCTGCCCAAAACTCTCTTGAGCTTTTTCAATGCCCGGAACATAGACCTGCATCAGAAACTGACTGAGAGCTTGATTATTGCCTCTGTGATGAAGTGTTTTACCGAGATAGCCCTCAAGGGCAATCCAAAGGAGTGTCTCTTGGCTGGGTGTGAACTGTTGacagatttgaaatttgtAACAGATATGGACGATGCCAGTGCCACGGAAGAGAGTGAAGGAATTGATGATGACGCAACCGACACCGAATCTCAGGATACAGGGTCTGATTATACGGCATCGGGGAGCGAGGATCAGGAAGATCCACAGATCACGGCCAGCCCTGCGGACACTTACGAGGCTAAGAACGATTCGGAATTCATTCCCGATATTAAGGTACACTTACTATTCCAATTGATCACGACGTCACTAAACCGTGTGGAGAGTCTCTACCCGTCGAAGTTTTTGAGTATGGCTATTGCATCGATTCTAAGGTTCTTGAAAGGTAACATAGATTTGATGGAAAACACAGCGTTTGTGCTTCGTCGTATCAATGAGCTAGTCTCGTCCTATCATCCTACTTTAACGCCATACTCTAATCTATTAGATGTCACGAAAGAGGTGTATGATAATTTGatagaagaggaagaacagtTGAGGGAGAAATTAATGGGCGTTCTTACAACGATCTCGGTGTCTCTTTGTTTCAAGGTCAAGGACATGGCCTTCGATCTGGCTTACTACTGTACTCTAGCAGACACTACTTTAGACGTGGAATTATTTGATgaagagttcaagaagCTTTGCTGTCAATGCACCAAAATGGTGAAAACCATACCGGTGCAACTAGAACAAGAGTTTTCCAAGCTCCTACAAGAATCAAAAGAAATATACAACCCGGTACTAGAATTATCCGAAAAACCCGAAAGTGAAGTTACCCAAATGATATATCAGTTATCGTATACATTTGCGATGAACAAGACGCTGAAAGAGACGGACATGGTGGTAGACCCGTATGGGATTATTATCCTGTCCGGAATGTTTTACGTGGAATACAACACGCATTTAGTACCAAAGATTGCTGTTGGGGACGCCATCTATCTTTTCTTGAGGTGCGCGACGGCTTCATTATTTTCCGATgtcttcaacaacaaaaccGTGGAAAGCACCTGTAAATATTGGATTTGGGTTTCATTGGTTAACAATTCCATACCTAACATAAAAGGGCAGCTGACAGATATTTCCCCAATCATAATACGCACCTTCTTACAGATACTTTTAGTCAAAAATTGTGCTGAGAAGAACGAACACGTCAGAACGGCGACGTTTGTTTTGTTGACCCGAATTCTATGCATTTTACCAGAAGAAATGTCGTATGGATTCATCTTCGATACTCTGCTAACTTGCCCCTATGTGCACGCCAAGATAATCATGATAAAAGTTTTCAAGGACTTGACACAACGCAACTCAAACGATATAACGGGGCATATCACACGAACTAGTGAGTCGGCAAACTCGGTAACTAATAATATCTCCAAACTGAAGATCTCAGAGGACGGGAAACCGGCCCGCCCAGCACTACCGCCCAGACCGTACATTGCCATTACTGACGATCGGATGGCGTCCATCCACAGCTTAGCAATGGTCGCCGTCCAGAATGTACAAAACGACTTGGAAACAAAGCAGATGTCTGCGATTCCCTTGCTTCTAGCTTATATGAACCTTTTCGTTGGAATACGAGATAAATGGAATAAGGATCTACTGTTTGCAATGCAGAAATCTATCGATGATAAATTCAAAACACACAAATGGTCCAGCGACGGCCACCCAGTGCCGCAACTGGACTTCATCAAAATAGCAAATGATACTTTGAAGCAATATCTGAATGTATAA